GGAAGCGCTAAAGTCTACCGTCGAAAACCAAATTACCGGTCCGCTGTTTAAAAATGATAACGATCCCCGCGTAACTAAAGTGGGTCGCTTTTTACGGCGGACGAGTTTAGATGAACTGCCCCAATTTTGGAACGTACTCAAAGGGGAAATGAGTTTAGTGGGAACTAGACCCCCGACTCCGGATGAGGTGGAAAGCTATGAAGTTCCAGAGTGGCAGCGTTTAGATGTTAAACCTGGGATGACGGGAGAATGGCAGGTTAGCGGACGTTCTCAACTCCGGACTTTTGAGGATGTAATTCGGTTGGATTTGAAGTATCAGAAGAATTGGAGCCTGATGTACGATCTTAAGCTTATTTTTAAGACTATTGCGGTAATTTTTCGCCGAAATAGCGGTGCTGTTTAGCAAATCGATGCTATTTTGGATAAATCGGGTAAAAAGTTCAAAATTTTGGGGATATTGGGTTAGCCACGGAAATTTGAGGATTAACCTAATGTATCTTTATCCTATTAGTGTGGCTAGTGTGGCAAAACTAAAAATGTAGGTTGGATCGATCGCGAACATTGAGAAAATCCTTGCTAGCTTTGGCTGATTCTCCGGTAAAGCTTCGTCTGGGTGCTTCACCCAACCTACAAAAATGGCGCGGATGCTTTTGGCTAACACTTCACTTAAGCGCCGTCACCTTTATTCGGTAGGAAGCAGGGGAGAAAGATTAGTGGCGCACGAGAAAGTAAATTGGTACGCGCTCTACCTTTCTATCGTGTAGTTTATCTCACTGCTAGCTGCCCTTTATTCTGGATGTCCAGACACGGATATTTTTTTCTTAATTAAAAACTCAGGTAGTCAGTACTTGACGATGTGGGAATAAAAGTTTTTATTATTTATAATAATCCAAGGTTTACGGTAAATATCAATCGGTATACAATCGATTGCGAACGAGCGATGTACAAATACATTGTAGGGGCAGATTCGGCTCTCATTGTTGTCTGATAAGCTACAAAGTTTTTAGCAAAGCAAAGGCAACCTTACTTTCGCTAAATCAGTTAAAATAAACAAACGGTAAGTAACACTTCAGTTACTCAAATAAATCATAATTTCAATAAATATTATATTTTTTAAATCTATGATGAACGCTAATATTTTAGTAATTGACGATACATCAGACAATTTATTATTGTTGGGTAAAGTTTTGACCGAACAAGGTTATCAGGTGCGACGAATCAGAGAAGGAAATTTCGCTTTAAAAATCGCTAAAGAAGAACCTCCTGATTTAATTTTACTGGATATTATCATGCCTTCTCTTAATGGTTATGATATATGTTATCAGTTAAAAAAAGATGAACGGACGCGCCACATACCAGTAATTTTTTTAACTGTTAAAGGTGAGTTAATAGACAAAGTTAAAGGGTTTTCAATCGGAGCAGTAGATTATATAACGAAACCTTTTGAAATTGAAGAAGTTATCGCACGAGTAAACAATCAATTAAAGATTGCAAGTTTGCAAAAGCAATTAACGAACCAAAATGCTCGTCTTCGCCAAGAAATCAAAGAAAAACAACGGATCGAAATCCAATTAACCAATAGTGAGAAACTTAATCGCTCGATTTTAAATTCTGCTCCAGTGGGAATTTGTTTAACCGATGCAGATGGTAAATTTTTAGCAGTGAATCCTGCTTATTGCAAATTGTACGGATTTGAAGAAAATGAATTAATAGGTCAAGATTTTACTATTCATTTTCATCATTTAGCAAAGCAAGAAAAAGCTTTATTGATGAAACAATATAAGCAATTCATTAACGGTAATGAAGAGTATGCAAAAGGAGAGTTTACGGCTTGTAAAAAAAATGGTTCGCAGTTGTTCGTCGATATAACGCGAGGAGTATTTCAGCAGGATGATAAGAGCTTTTATGTGGTGACGACGGTTAAAGATATTACCTCTCGTAAATTAACCGAGCTAGCTTTAGAAAGAGAATTACATCGCAGCAAACTACTACAGCAAATCACCGAACAGATTCGTTCTCAGTGGGATACAGAGCAAATTTTTGCATCTGCTGCCAGACAAATAGGCATGGCTTTTAACGTAAGTCGCTGTCATATTTTACTTTATAAACCCCAACCAGTAGCCGAGTTATTAGTTTTGGGTGATTATGTAATACCGGGATATATTTCTCTAAAAAATTCAGCAGTTCCTATTACAAACAATCCTCACGCACAACAAGTTTTATTACAGGATAAAGCAATTGTTTCCAACAATGTTTATACCAATCCTTTACTGAAAAATGCTCGATCGATTTGCCGAGATGGTCAAGTTAAATCATTGTTAGCAATACGTACTTCGTATCAAGGAGAAGCAAATGGGGCTATCGGCTTAGATCAGTGCGATCGCTATCGAGAATGGACGCCAGAAGAAATCGAATTACTAGAAGCAATTGCCATTCAGTTAGGAATTGCGATCGCGCAAGCTCAATTACTCGAACAAGAAAAACAAGCACGTCTCGAGCTCTCACGACAAAATCAAGCTCTCAGTTTAATAGTACAGGGAACAGCAGCGCAGGTTGGCAATAATTTTTTTCATTCTTGCACTCGCTATCTAGCGGAAGTCATGCAAGTACAGTATGCGTTGATAGCCAAATTAGTTGATTCAAATAGTACTAAAAGCCGAACATTAGCATTTTGGACGGGCGAAATTTGGGTAAATAATTTTGAATATGATTTAAGGGAAACGCCTTGCGAAGATATAGCAAATGGAAAAAAGTGCTTCTATTCTCATAACGTCCAAACTTTATTTCCCAACGATCCCTACTTAATTGAATTAAATGCTGAAAGTTATCTGGGAATACCCCTGGCTAATTCCAATGGAAATGTGTTAGGTTTATTAGTTCTTATAGATACCAAACCAATTGTTTTGGATTCCACAAAAGAACTAATTTTACAAATTTTTGCAGCGCGTGCTAGTGCAGAATTAGAGCAACAAAATATTAAAGAAGCACTACAAGAAAGCGAACATACATTGCGAGCTATTTTTAATTGTAGTTTTCAATTCATGGCAATTTTGCAACCAAACGGGATTTTAATAGGAGCAAATCAAACTGCTTTAGATTTTGCTGGAGTTGAAGAAAAAGATATTATCGGGCTACCTTTTTGGGAAACACCTTGGTGGAGCCTTTCTCAAGAAAGTCGCAAGCAATTAAAACAGGCTATTAAAAAAGCTGCTTCTGGGAAATTAGTTCGTTATGAAGTGGATGTAGTTGGTGCAAAAGATCGGGTGATAACGATCGACTTTTCTATTAAACCGATCTACGATCAGAGCGGAAATTTAATATTGTTAATTCCGGAAGGCCGAGATATTAGCGATCGCAAAAATAGCGAAAAACTATTACAACAGCAAAGTGCGGCAATGGCCGCCGCGACAGATGGTATTGCTATCCTCGATCGTCAAGGAAAATTTATTTATTTAAACGATGCTTACATTAAAGCATTTGGCTATAGTAATACTGCTCAATTACTCGGTAAAAATTGGCAAATCCTTTATGACGAAGCAGAATTAAATCGATTTGACGAAGAAATAATACCTATTTTACTGAAAGAAGGTTGTATCCGCATAGAAACCAAAGGTATAAAGCGAGATGGCTCGACATTTCCCCATGAAGTAACGGTAACTTTGTTAGACACTGGAGAGAGAATTTGTATCGTTCGCGATATCGGGGAAAGGAAAAGAACTGAAGAAGCGTTAAAGGAGAGCGCAGAAAGAGAAAAAGCTTTAGCTGCTGCCGTTCAAAGAATTCGTCAATCTTTAGACTTAGAAACGATTTTTTCTGCTACCACTGAAGAACTGCGGCAAGTGATCGATTGCGATCGAGTTGTCATTTATCGTTTTAATCCTGATTGGACTGGTCAATTCGTTGCCGAATCAATCGCCGTTCAAAGTAACAGCTTTTCTGTCATGGAAGACGAAAACAAAACACTCCAGATCGCTGTTGAAAAAAACTTATCAGACCAGTGCCGTCTTCAGGTATTGCTCAATTCACCAAATATATGGCAGGACACTTATTTAAAAGACAATCCCAATACTAACCATCAAATGCTCAGTAATTATTTAGTAGTTGAAGACATCTATAAAGCGAACTTCAGTCTATGTTACTTAGAGCGCTTAGAACAATTCAAAATTAGGTCTTACATTATTGTACCGATTTTTTGCGGTTCTCAAATTTGGGGTTTACTCGCAGTTTATCAACACTTTAATTCTCGGCAATGGAAAGAAGCTGAAATAAATATTGTCAGCCAAATTGGTAATCAATTAGGGGTGGCTTTGCAACAATCTGAATTGTTAGCACAAACTAAAATGCAATCAGAAGCACTGCAAAAAGCCGTGCTTGCCGCTGATGCTGCTAATCGCGCTAAAAGTGAATTCTTAGCATCGATGAGCCATGAATTGAGAACCCCACTCAATGCTATTTTGGGTTTTACTCAAGTAATTAGCTTTGATAATTACTTATCACAAAAACATCAAGAGAATTTAGATACCATCAATAGAGCAGGTGAACATCTGCTTACCTTGATTAATGATATCTTAGAAATGTCCAAAATCGAGGCAGGTAGAACCACACTAAATCAAAGCAGTTTCCGTATTATTGAATTACTAAAAAGTTTAGAAAAAATGTTGGAATTAAAAGCTGCTTCTAAAGGTTTGATTTTACTATTTAAATACTCTTCTGGCTTGCCAGAATTTATTTATACTGATGCTGGCAAATTACGCCAAGTACTGCTAAATCTATTAGGTAATGCTATTAAATTCACTGAAAAAGGTAGCGTGATTTTACGAGTAAAGTCTCAAATATTAAAAAAATATTCTTCATTAACTACTCATCAGCATTACAGAATTATGTTTGAAATAGAAGATACGGGAACTGGTATTGCGCCAGAAGAAATTCGGCTTCTATTTGAACCTTTCGGACAAACAGAAACCGGGAAAAAATCTCAGCAAGGTACTGGTTTGGGTTTACCTATTAGTCGAAAGTACGTCCAAATGATGGGAGGAGATATTAAAGTTAACAGCACTCTCAATGTTGGCAGTTTATTTACCTTTGATATATTGGCAAGCGTACCTGAAAATGTTGAAGAGCAGTTATCTATAGAAGAGGACAAAAAAATTATTGGTTTAGCATCTAATCAACAAAAATATCGTATTTTAATAGTTGAAGACACGCCTGACAGTCAGATTTTAATGTCCAAACTTTTAAAACCAATAGGATTTGAAGTTAAAGAAGCTAGTAACGGGCTAGAAGGATTAAAGCTTTGGGAAAAGTGGCAGCCTCATTTAATATTTATGGATATGCGAATGCCTATAATGGATGGCTATGAAGCTACTAAGCAAATTCGAGCTAAAGAATCCCAAAGGAATCTGAAAAAAGCAAAAAAATCTTCTAAAACGAATAAAACAGTAATTATTGCTTTAACTGCCAGCGCTTTTGAAGAACAGCGTCAGATGATTTTTTCAGTTGGTTGCAATGATTTAATTCGTAAGCCTTTTTCAGTAAAATTATTGTTGGAAAGAATTAGCCAATATTTAGGAGTACAATACCTTTACGAACAAAATCAAGAAATAGTAAATAGCCCCGAAAAAATCGAAAATATTAATCGTTTACATTTGCGTAACTATTTATTGCAAATGCCTCCAGAATGGATAGACCAACTATATGATGCTGCTACAGAGTGTAGCGATAATATGATTTTAGAGCTAGTAGAAAAAATTAAATCAAAAAATGAAGTATTAAGCACTACTTTAGCTAATTTAGCCAAAAACTTTTTATTTGAGACAATCATCGAGATAATTGAAGAGCTTAATAATGATTAAAAAGAATTTCGATCCAACTAAAAAAAGCATTCTTATTGTAGATAACAACCCAGATAACATTCGATTTCTCTCTCAAATTTTAATGAGTTGGGGATACCAGGTGAGAAAAGCTTTAAATGGTAAAACTGCTATTAAATCTTGCCAAAAGACTTTACCGGATTTAATTTTATTAGATATTATGATGCCGGATATAGACGGTTATGAAGTATGCCAACATCTAAAAAATCATGAAAA
The sequence above is drawn from the Leptolyngbyaceae cyanobacterium genome and encodes:
- a CDS encoding PAS domain S-box protein produces the protein MMNANILVIDDTSDNLLLLGKVLTEQGYQVRRIREGNFALKIAKEEPPDLILLDIIMPSLNGYDICYQLKKDERTRHIPVIFLTVKGELIDKVKGFSIGAVDYITKPFEIEEVIARVNNQLKIASLQKQLTNQNARLRQEIKEKQRIEIQLTNSEKLNRSILNSAPVGICLTDADGKFLAVNPAYCKLYGFEENELIGQDFTIHFHHLAKQEKALLMKQYKQFINGNEEYAKGEFTACKKNGSQLFVDITRGVFQQDDKSFYVVTTVKDITSRKLTELALERELHRSKLLQQITEQIRSQWDTEQIFASAARQIGMAFNVSRCHILLYKPQPVAELLVLGDYVIPGYISLKNSAVPITNNPHAQQVLLQDKAIVSNNVYTNPLLKNARSICRDGQVKSLLAIRTSYQGEANGAIGLDQCDRYREWTPEEIELLEAIAIQLGIAIAQAQLLEQEKQARLELSRQNQALSLIVQGTAAQVGNNFFHSCTRYLAEVMQVQYALIAKLVDSNSTKSRTLAFWTGEIWVNNFEYDLRETPCEDIANGKKCFYSHNVQTLFPNDPYLIELNAESYLGIPLANSNGNVLGLLVLIDTKPIVLDSTKELILQIFAARASAELEQQNIKEALQESEHTLRAIFNCSFQFMAILQPNGILIGANQTALDFAGVEEKDIIGLPFWETPWWSLSQESRKQLKQAIKKAASGKLVRYEVDVVGAKDRVITIDFSIKPIYDQSGNLILLIPEGRDISDRKNSEKLLQQQSAAMAAATDGIAILDRQGKFIYLNDAYIKAFGYSNTAQLLGKNWQILYDEAELNRFDEEIIPILLKEGCIRIETKGIKRDGSTFPHEVTVTLLDTGERICIVRDIGERKRTEEALKESAEREKALAAAVQRIRQSLDLETIFSATTEELRQVIDCDRVVIYRFNPDWTGQFVAESIAVQSNSFSVMEDENKTLQIAVEKNLSDQCRLQVLLNSPNIWQDTYLKDNPNTNHQMLSNYLVVEDIYKANFSLCYLERLEQFKIRSYIIVPIFCGSQIWGLLAVYQHFNSRQWKEAEINIVSQIGNQLGVALQQSELLAQTKMQSEALQKAVLAADAANRAKSEFLASMSHELRTPLNAILGFTQVISFDNYLSQKHQENLDTINRAGEHLLTLINDILEMSKIEAGRTTLNQSSFRIIELLKSLEKMLELKAASKGLILLFKYSSGLPEFIYTDAGKLRQVLLNLLGNAIKFTEKGSVILRVKSQILKKYSSLTTHQHYRIMFEIEDTGTGIAPEEIRLLFEPFGQTETGKKSQQGTGLGLPISRKYVQMMGGDIKVNSTLNVGSLFTFDILASVPENVEEQLSIEEDKKIIGLASNQQKYRILIVEDTPDSQILMSKLLKPIGFEVKEASNGLEGLKLWEKWQPHLIFMDMRMPIMDGYEATKQIRAKESQRNLKKAKKSSKTNKTVIIALTASAFEEQRQMIFSVGCNDLIRKPFSVKLLLERISQYLGVQYLYEQNQEIVNSPEKIENINRLHLRNYLLQMPPEWIDQLYDAATECSDNMILELVEKIKSKNEVLSTTLANLAKNFLFETIIEIIEELNND